The Novosphingobium terrae genome has a window encoding:
- a CDS encoding DUF1192 domain-containing protein, translated as MSAIATPHSSVKSHLSAVNAQAVDSKRRDVKDAFPMEDDDRPVPSGGVSKDAAQALASESLESYSQDELSARIRLLEIEIERVKAHAARASAHRLAADALFRPRA; from the coding sequence ATGTCCGCCATCGCTACCCCGCACAGCTCGGTAAAGTCGCACTTGTCTGCCGTAAACGCGCAAGCGGTTGACAGCAAGCGCCGCGACGTCAAGGATGCGTTTCCAATGGAAGACGATGACCGCCCCGTTCCGTCCGGTGGCGTCAGCAAGGACGCCGCCCAAGCGCTCGCCAGCGAAAGCCTAGAGAGCTATTCGCAGGATGAGTTGAGCGCCCGTATCCGTCTGCTTGAAATCGAGATTGAACGCGTCAAGGCCCATGCCGCGCGGGCCAGCGCCCACAGGCTGGCCGCCGATGCCCTGTTCAGGCCGCGCGCATGA
- the clpA gene encoding ATP-dependent Clp protease ATP-binding subunit ClpA produces MPSFAQSLEKTLHAALAHASERSHEYATLEHLLLALIDDVDAAQVMNACGVDLGELSEAVKQYLDQEYQSLKTKDKAEPAPTAGFQRVIQRAILHVQSSGKDTVTGANVLVALFSERDSYAVYFLQQQDMSRLDAVSFISHGIGKGGKRIEDKHPKGTEETPHEDKPETKSASANKKDSALDQFTVNLNEKALGGKVDPLIGRGPEVDRTIQILCRRSKNNPLYVGDPGVGKTAIAEGLARKIVEGDVPEVLANAVIYSLDMGSLLAGTRYRGDFEERLKQVVSELEKMPHAVLFIDEIHTVIGAGATSGGAMDASNLLKPALSGGTIRCIGSTTYKEFRNHFEKDRALLRRFQKIDVNEPSIEDTIKILKGLRTAFEDHHKVKYTAEAIKTAVELSARYINDRKLPDKAIDVIDEVGAMQMLVAPSKRKKTITGREIEQVIATMARIPPKSVSSDDKKVLEHLERDLKRVVFGQDKAIEVLSRAMKLSRAGLRDPDKPIGSFLFSGPTGVGKTEVARRLAEIMGIPLQRFDMSEYMERHSVSRLIGAPPGYVGFDQGGLLTDAIDQQPHCVLLLDEIEKAHPDLFNILLQVMDNGRLTDHHGKTVDFRNVVLIMTTNAGASDMARNGIGFGDISKADAGEEAVKNLFTPEFRNRLDAIVPFAYLPTSVVSMVVDKFILQLELQLADQNVHIQFDADARAWLGERGYDKLYGARPMARLIQDKVKQPLAEELLFGKLAHGGEVNVTIKDDEDGKPALNFQLTPAAPKVVNKKTRGQKNAPEAPSKADGKE; encoded by the coding sequence ATGCCCAGTTTCGCCCAAAGCCTCGAAAAAACCCTTCACGCCGCGCTGGCGCATGCGTCCGAGCGCAGCCACGAATATGCAACGCTTGAGCATCTGCTGCTCGCGCTGATCGATGACGTGGATGCGGCTCAGGTGATGAACGCCTGCGGGGTTGACCTTGGCGAACTGTCCGAGGCGGTGAAGCAATATCTGGATCAGGAATATCAGAGCCTGAAAACCAAGGATAAGGCAGAGCCTGCCCCAACCGCCGGTTTCCAGCGCGTGATCCAGCGTGCCATCCTGCATGTGCAATCCAGCGGAAAAGACACCGTCACCGGCGCCAATGTGCTGGTGGCCCTGTTCTCCGAGCGGGATTCCTATGCCGTCTATTTCCTGCAGCAGCAGGATATGAGCCGCCTGGATGCCGTCAGCTTCATCAGCCACGGCATCGGCAAGGGCGGCAAGCGCATCGAGGACAAGCACCCCAAGGGCACCGAAGAAACGCCCCATGAGGACAAGCCCGAGACCAAGAGCGCGTCGGCCAACAAGAAGGATTCGGCGCTCGACCAGTTCACGGTGAACCTCAATGAGAAGGCGCTGGGCGGCAAGGTCGACCCGCTGATCGGGCGCGGGCCCGAGGTGGACCGCACCATCCAGATCCTGTGCCGCCGGTCCAAGAACAACCCGCTTTATGTGGGCGATCCGGGCGTGGGCAAGACCGCCATCGCCGAGGGTCTGGCGCGCAAGATCGTCGAGGGCGACGTGCCCGAGGTGCTGGCCAATGCGGTGATCTATTCGCTCGACATGGGTTCGCTGCTGGCGGGCACCCGCTATCGCGGCGATTTCGAGGAACGGTTGAAGCAGGTCGTCTCCGAGCTGGAGAAGATGCCGCATGCCGTGCTGTTCATCGATGAAATCCACACGGTGATCGGTGCCGGTGCCACCAGCGGCGGCGCGATGGATGCCTCGAATCTGCTGAAGCCCGCGCTGTCGGGCGGCACGATCCGCTGCATCGGCTCGACCACCTACAAGGAGTTCCGCAATCACTTCGAGAAGGACCGCGCCCTGCTGCGCCGGTTCCAGAAGATCGACGTGAACGAGCCCAGCATCGAGGACACGATCAAGATCCTCAAGGGCCTGCGCACCGCCTTCGAGGATCACCACAAGGTGAAATACACCGCTGAGGCGATCAAGACGGCGGTGGAGCTTTCCGCGCGCTACATCAACGACCGCAAGCTGCCCGACAAGGCGATCGACGTGATCGACGAGGTGGGCGCGATGCAGATGCTGGTGGCCCCGTCCAAGCGCAAGAAGACGATCACCGGTCGCGAGATCGAACAGGTGATCGCCACCATGGCGCGCATCCCGCCCAAGAGTGTCTCCAGCGACGACAAGAAGGTGCTGGAGCATCTGGAACGTGACCTCAAGCGCGTGGTCTTCGGGCAGGACAAGGCCATCGAGGTGCTGTCCCGCGCGATGAAGCTGTCGCGTGCCGGTCTGCGCGATCCGGACAAGCCGATCGGTTCGTTCCTGTTCTCGGGCCCGACCGGTGTGGGTAAAACCGAAGTCGCGCGCCGTCTGGCCGAGATCATGGGTATCCCGCTCCAGCGTTTCGACATGTCGGAATATATGGAGCGCCACTCGGTCTCGCGCCTGATCGGTGCCCCTCCGGGCTATGTCGGCTTCGATCAGGGCGGTCTGCTCACCGATGCCATCGATCAGCAGCCCCATTGCGTGCTGCTGCTGGATGAAATCGAGAAGGCCCACCCCGATCTGTTCAACATCCTGCTGCAGGTGATGGACAATGGCCGCCTGACCGATCACCACGGCAAGACGGTGGATTTCCGCAATGTGGTTCTGATCATGACCACCAATGCGGGTGCCAGCGACATGGCGCGCAACGGCATCGGCTTTGGCGACATCTCCAAGGCGGACGCCGGCGAGGAAGCGGTCAAGAACCTGTTCACGCCGGAATTCCGCAACCGTCTGGATGCCATCGTGCCCTTCGCCTACCTGCCCACCTCGGTGGTCAGCATGGTGGTGGACAAGTTCATCCTGCAGCTGGAACTGCAACTGGCCGACCAGAACGTCCACATCCAGTTCGACGCCGATGCGCGCGCCTGGCTGGGTGAGCGCGGCTATGACAAGCTCTATGGCGCGCGGCCTATGGCTCGCCTCATTCAGGACAAGGTCAAGCAGCCGCTGGCGGAAGAACTGCTGTTCGGCAAGCTGGCCCATGGCGGCGAGGTGAACGTCACCATCAAGGATGATGAGGACGGCAAGCCCGCCCTCAACTTCCAGCTGACGCCCGCCGCGCCCAAGGTGGTCAACAAGAAGACCCGTGGGCAGAAGAACGCGCCCGAGGCCCCCAGCAAGGCCGACGGCAAGGAGTAA
- a CDS encoding DUF167 domain-containing protein, which translates to MARPKADLPSPDAIRDLLDEEGRLALRVTPGARSEGLELAEGRLLAKVRAKPEDGKANAAVIDLVAKGLGVAPSRLVLLRGATSRDKVLGLEG; encoded by the coding sequence ATGGCCCGCCCCAAGGCCGATTTGCCCTCCCCTGACGCGATCCGGGATTTGCTGGATGAGGAAGGCCGTCTGGCGCTGCGTGTGACGCCCGGCGCCCGTTCGGAAGGGCTGGAACTGGCCGAGGGGCGGTTGCTGGCCAAGGTCCGCGCCAAGCCGGAGGATGGCAAGGCGAACGCTGCCGTGATCGATCTGGTGGCGAAGGGCTTGGGTGTGGCGCCGTCTCGGCTGGTTTTGCTGCGGGGGGCGACTTCAAGGGACAAGGTGTTGGGATTGGAAGGGTAA
- a CDS encoding gamma carbonic anhydrase family protein, translated as MTPSPFETRPDITIAPFKGIWPSIHDSAFIAPGCRIIGDVEIGPDASIWYNCVIRADVNHIRIGARSNIQDGTVIHCDSPKPNRPEGFPTLIGEDVLVGHMAMIHGCVLEDRAFVGMGAMVMDAARVSSDAMLAAGALLSPGKVIPPRELWVGRPAAFSRALNDQQLAGMQAGVAHYVDNARLHREALEG; from the coding sequence ATGACCCCCTCCCCCTTTGAGACTCGCCCTGACATCACCATCGCCCCCTTCAAGGGCATCTGGCCGAGCATCCATGACAGCGCCTTTATCGCCCCCGGCTGCCGGATCATCGGTGATGTCGAGATCGGCCCTGACGCTTCCATATGGTACAATTGCGTCATCCGCGCCGATGTGAATCACATCCGCATTGGCGCGCGCAGCAACATCCAGGACGGCACGGTGATCCACTGCGATTCCCCCAAGCCCAACCGCCCCGAAGGCTTTCCCACGCTGATCGGTGAGGATGTGCTGGTCGGCCACATGGCCATGATCCACGGCTGCGTGCTGGAGGATCGCGCCTTCGTCGGCATGGGGGCCATGGTGATGGACGCCGCGCGCGTCTCCAGCGACGCCATGCTGGCCGCAGGAGCCCTCCTGAGCCCCGGCAAGGTGATCCCGCCCCGTGAGCTATGGGTGGGCCGCCCTGCCGCTTTCAGCCGCGCTCTGAACGACCAGCAGCTGGCCGGCATGCAGGCTGGCGTGGCGCATTATGTGGACAATGCCCGCCTGCACCGCGAGGCGCTGGAGGGCTGA
- a CDS encoding GNAT family N-acetyltransferase: MADFRLETERLILRSWQDSDREPFWAMAQDEEVMRYLVALDRAGADAAFARGQAMDAEHGHTFWALERRSDGAFLGMCGMAPPRPPLVEYEVGWRLVRHAWGQGYAQEAARATLDWAWANRPMQTIVAITVPDNRASWTLMERLGMVRAADEDFEHPALPEGDPLRLHRLYRIHRP, encoded by the coding sequence ATGGCTGATTTCCGCCTTGAGACCGAGCGGCTGATCCTGCGCAGCTGGCAGGATTCGGACCGAGAGCCCTTCTGGGCCATGGCGCAGGACGAGGAGGTCATGCGCTATCTGGTCGCGCTGGACCGCGCCGGGGCCGATGCGGCCTTTGCGCGCGGTCAGGCGATGGATGCCGAGCACGGCCACACCTTCTGGGCGCTGGAGCGGCGTTCGGATGGTGCTTTCCTCGGCATGTGCGGCATGGCCCCGCCTCGCCCGCCGCTGGTGGAGTATGAGGTGGGCTGGCGCCTGGTGCGCCACGCCTGGGGTCAGGGCTATGCGCAGGAGGCCGCACGCGCCACGCTGGACTGGGCATGGGCCAATCGCCCGATGCAGACCATCGTGGCGATCACCGTCCCCGACAATCGCGCCAGCTGGACCCTGATGGAGCGCCTCGGCATGGTTCGCGCCGCAGATGAGGATTTCGAGCACCCCGCCCTGCCCGAAGGCGATCCTTTGCGCCTGCACCGGCTTTACCGTATCCACAGGCCATGA
- the hemB gene encoding porphobilinogen synthase, which yields MTQTIIAPFPAQRPRRSRSTPWSRAMHRETILTPANLIWPLFVADGKGVEDPVAALPGVSRWSVDLMVERAKEAVSLGIPCLALFPYTQKERRTEDGKEALNPDNLMCRAIRAIKDACGDDIGILTDVALDPYTSHGQDGLIDDTGYVLNDATVETLVGQSLNQANAGADIIAPSDMMDGRIAAIRAALEGANHQNVQIMSYAAKYASAFYGPFRDAVGSRGLLKGDKKTYQMDPGNSDEALREVAIDLAEGADSVMVKPGLPYLDIARRVKDEFGVPVFAYQVSGEYAMIEHAVAAGAADRDTMVLETLLAFRRAGCSGVLTYHAAHAARLLNG from the coding sequence ATGACCCAGACCATCATCGCCCCCTTCCCCGCCCAGCGCCCCCGCCGCAGCCGCTCCACCCCCTGGAGCCGCGCGATGCATCGCGAGACCATCCTCACCCCCGCCAATCTGATCTGGCCGCTGTTCGTGGCCGATGGCAAAGGCGTGGAAGATCCGGTCGCCGCCCTGCCCGGCGTCTCGCGCTGGAGCGTCGACCTGATGGTGGAGCGCGCGAAGGAGGCCGTCAGCCTTGGCATCCCCTGCCTCGCCCTGTTCCCCTACACGCAGAAGGAGCGCCGCACCGAGGACGGCAAGGAAGCGCTCAACCCGGACAATCTGATGTGCCGCGCCATCCGCGCCATCAAGGATGCTTGCGGTGACGATATCGGCATTCTCACCGATGTGGCGCTCGATCCCTACACCTCGCACGGTCAGGACGGGCTGATCGACGACACGGGCTATGTGCTGAACGATGCCACGGTGGAAACGCTGGTGGGCCAGAGCCTGAATCAGGCCAACGCCGGTGCCGACATCATCGCCCCCAGCGATATGATGGATGGCCGCATCGCCGCCATTCGCGCCGCTCTGGAGGGTGCCAACCACCAGAACGTGCAGATCATGTCCTATGCCGCGAAGTATGCCAGCGCCTTCTATGGCCCGTTCCGCGATGCGGTGGGCTCGCGCGGGCTGCTGAAGGGCGACAAGAAGACCTATCAGATGGACCCCGGCAACAGCGACGAAGCCCTGCGTGAAGTCGCCATCGATCTGGCCGAGGGCGCCGACAGCGTGATGGTCAAGCCCGGCCTGCCCTATCTGGACATCGCCCGCCGCGTGAAGGACGAATTCGGCGTGCCCGTCTTCGCTTATCAGGTCAGCGGCGAATACGCGATGATCGAGCATGCCGTGGCGGCGGGCGCCGCCGACCGCGATACGATGGTGCTGGAAACGCTGCTGGCCTTCCGCCGCGCGGGCTGCTCGGGCGTGCTGACGTATCATGCCGCCCATGCCGCGCGCCTGCTGAATGGCTGA
- the xth gene encoding exodeoxyribonuclease III, translating into MKIASFNINGIKARLPRLLEWLEETRPSVACLQEIKTQDEGFPADEFEKIGYHAIWHGQKGFNGVAILADGEKPVEVQRGLAGEPEDEHSRYIEADVFGVRIAGIYLPNGNPQPGPKFDYKLRWMERLRNRMAELRALEIPVVVTGDFNVIPTDRDIWSPKAMADDALMQPESRDAYLRLLNDGWTDAIATHNPDGGVWTYWDYQAGAWQRDHGFRIDHALLSPEAADRLVACGVDKDHRGREKASDHAPIWIELRT; encoded by the coding sequence ATGAAAATCGCCAGCTTCAACATCAACGGCATCAAGGCCCGCCTGCCGCGCCTGCTGGAGTGGCTGGAAGAGACGCGCCCCTCGGTCGCCTGCCTGCAGGAGATCAAGACTCAGGACGAGGGCTTCCCGGCCGATGAGTTCGAGAAGATCGGCTATCACGCCATCTGGCACGGCCAGAAGGGCTTCAACGGCGTGGCGATTCTGGCCGACGGCGAAAAGCCCGTCGAGGTCCAGCGCGGTCTGGCCGGAGAGCCCGAGGACGAGCACTCGCGCTACATCGAGGCCGATGTGTTCGGCGTTCGCATCGCCGGCATCTACCTGCCCAACGGCAACCCGCAGCCCGGCCCGAAGTTCGACTACAAGCTGCGCTGGATGGAGCGCCTGCGCAACCGTATGGCTGAGCTGCGCGCACTGGAAATCCCTGTCGTGGTCACCGGCGACTTCAACGTCATCCCCACCGATCGCGACATCTGGTCCCCCAAGGCCATGGCCGATGACGCGCTGATGCAGCCGGAATCACGCGACGCCTATCTGCGCCTGCTCAACGATGGGTGGACGGACGCCATCGCCACGCACAACCCCGATGGCGGCGTCTGGACCTATTGGGACTATCAGGCCGGGGCATGGCAGCGCGATCACGGCTTCCGCATCGACCATGCTTTGCTCTCACCCGAGGCGGCAGACCGGCTGGTGGCTTGCGGGGTGGACAAGGATCATCGCGGGCGGGAAAAGGCCAGCGATCATGCGCCAATCTGGATTGAGTTGAGGACGTAA
- a CDS encoding glutathione S-transferase N-terminal domain-containing protein, producing MTTTPFRPVLYLKDRCPWCLKLRLFLLEAGLIGGFELRVFVPGDDLEAAMRAELEPHVEKVTFPIAQIAPGQYLPDSGAIIDHYAAEASVDVASLPTLDQYVRGPLATMAALRKEIAELKGKG from the coding sequence ATGACCACCACGCCTTTCCGCCCGGTTCTTTACCTGAAGGACCGCTGCCCCTGGTGCCTGAAGCTGCGGCTGTTCCTGCTTGAGGCGGGGCTGATCGGTGGTTTCGAGTTGCGGGTCTTCGTCCCCGGCGATGATCTGGAGGCCGCGATGCGCGCTGAGTTGGAGCCGCATGTCGAGAAGGTCACCTTCCCCATCGCCCAGATTGCTCCCGGACAATATCTGCCGGATTCCGGAGCGATCATCGATCATTATGCAGCGGAGGCCAGCGTGGACGTGGCCAGCCTGCCGACGCTGGATCAATATGTGCGTGGGCCGTTGGCGACCATGGCGGCGCTCAGGAAGGAAATCGCGGAGTTGAAGGGGAAAGGGTAA
- a CDS encoding cell wall hydrolase translates to MRQLFNRAKSLSLAATVLMLTAIGSGVSAQQNEPTLQTVPVPAASGIANAAATQPSLDLEPAPAVSAATLTQLVARQPQGEEVSSEINCLAGAVYFEARNETLDGQLAVARVVVARSRSGRFPDSYCGVVYQPSQFSFIHGGTMPVINHTSAGWHRALAIAEIAHDGSWQSPVEGAMFFHSARISPRWHRQRVARIDNHVFYR, encoded by the coding sequence ATGCGTCAGCTGTTCAACCGTGCCAAGAGCCTGTCGCTGGCAGCGACTGTTCTGATGCTCACCGCCATCGGTTCTGGCGTCTCTGCTCAGCAGAACGAACCGACCCTGCAGACTGTGCCTGTTCCTGCCGCTTCCGGCATCGCGAACGCCGCTGCCACCCAGCCTTCCCTCGACCTCGAACCGGCTCCCGCCGTGAGTGCCGCGACGCTGACTCAGCTTGTCGCCCGCCAGCCGCAGGGCGAAGAGGTCTCCTCCGAAATCAACTGCCTGGCAGGCGCCGTCTATTTCGAAGCGCGCAATGAAACGCTTGATGGCCAGCTGGCTGTTGCCCGCGTGGTCGTCGCCCGTTCGCGCTCGGGCCGTTTCCCGGACAGCTATTGCGGTGTGGTCTACCAGCCCTCGCAATTCTCCTTCATTCATGGCGGCACGATGCCGGTGATCAACCACACCTCCGCTGGTTGGCATCGCGCGCTGGCCATTGCCGAAATCGCTCACGACGGCAGCTGGCAGAGCCCCGTTGAAGGGGCGATGTTCTTCCATTCCGCGCGCATCTCGCCCCGCTGGCACCGTCAGCGCGTGGCCCGGATCGACAATCACGTTTTCTATCGATGA
- a CDS encoding DUF1491 family protein has product MSETPRLPAAVEVSALVRQVNTQGGFATVIAKGEADAGTILLLLCENGQDQRVYERMPMADGSRGWHCAKRLDSEDPQSFHDWLERRRQQDRDLWIVELDIPAAERFIGLSV; this is encoded by the coding sequence ATGAGCGAGACCCCTCGCCTGCCCGCCGCTGTGGAAGTTTCGGCGCTGGTCAGGCAGGTGAATACGCAGGGCGGTTTTGCCACCGTCATTGCCAAGGGCGAGGCCGATGCCGGCACGATTCTCCTGCTGCTCTGCGAGAACGGTCAGGACCAGCGCGTCTATGAACGCATGCCCATGGCCGATGGCTCACGCGGCTGGCATTGCGCAAAGCGCCTTGATTCCGAGGACCCGCAATCCTTCCATGACTGGCTGGAACGCCGCCGCCAGCAGGACCGTGATCTGTGGATAGTTGAACTGGACATCCCGGCGGCGGAACGATTCATCGGATTGTCCGTTTAG
- a CDS encoding PaaI family thioesterase — translation MSVEDKDVDSGAALHWRALEGLYASAPINQLFSSRLEVIGEGHARILFDIDPTVFHAGGAAHGTIYFKMLDDAAFYAANTLVTDRFLLTTSFNLLFSRPVRGGRVTAEGRWVSGRRRVLVAEARLIDEEGEEVGRGTGTFMRSHMALSSLPGYGG, via the coding sequence ATGAGCGTTGAGGATAAGGACGTGGACTCGGGGGCTGCGCTGCATTGGCGCGCGCTGGAGGGGCTTTACGCCTCGGCGCCGATCAACCAGCTGTTTTCATCGCGGCTTGAGGTGATCGGGGAAGGCCATGCGCGCATCCTCTTCGACATCGATCCCACCGTCTTTCACGCGGGCGGCGCGGCGCATGGCACGATCTATTTCAAGATGCTCGACGATGCGGCCTTTTACGCCGCCAACACGCTGGTCACTGACCGCTTCCTGCTGACCACCTCCTTCAACCTGCTGTTTTCGCGCCCTGTGCGCGGCGGCCGGGTGACGGCGGAGGGGCGCTGGGTCAGCGGTCGCCGCCGCGTGCTGGTGGCCGAGGCACGGCTGATCGACGAGGAAGGCGAGGAGGTCGGGCGCGGCACCGGCACCTTTATGCGCTCACATATGGCGCTCTCCTCACTGCCCGGTTACGGCGGATGA
- a CDS encoding PTS sugar transporter subunit IIA yields MTALFTLMPEAVGTIAADSKSAIIEHLSGRFASVYALDEAEVRDRIEEREKLGSTGFGRGVAIPHARMPDLVRPVAVVLRLESPVAFESADDMPVDIVFGLLSPEQAGAVHLHALAAISRMMRDDKMHAALNDAPSDEALYALLANVLDRDAA; encoded by the coding sequence ATGACAGCGCTGTTCACGCTCATGCCGGAGGCGGTCGGCACCATTGCGGCTGACAGCAAATCCGCCATCATCGAGCATCTCTCCGGGCGTTTCGCCAGCGTTTACGCGCTGGACGAGGCCGAAGTTCGCGACCGCATCGAGGAACGCGAAAAGCTGGGCAGCACCGGCTTTGGCCGCGGCGTGGCCATTCCCCATGCGCGCATGCCCGATCTGGTGCGCCCCGTGGCGGTGGTGCTGCGGCTGGAATCGCCGGTGGCCTTCGAATCCGCTGACGATATGCCGGTGGACATCGTGTTCGGCCTGCTTTCGCCTGAACAGGCGGGGGCGGTGCATCTCCATGCACTGGCCGCGATCAGCCGCATGATGCGCGACGACAAGATGCATGCCGCCCTGAATGATGCCCCCAGCGATGAGGCGCTCTATGCCCTCCTCGCCAACGTCCTCGACCGCGACGCGGCGTAA
- the hpf gene encoding ribosome hibernation-promoting factor, HPF/YfiA family, producing the protein MDIRVSGHQMETGEALRVHVEDRLNTITDKHFNKALSSVVTFGKAPGGSFRCDIVTHVRQGLILKGAGIAHDAHQSLDAAAIKIETQLRRYKKRLNDRHEQSTHAVQTQEAAYTIFEEPVHEEGEEAVAEAPLVIAELRVDVPEATVSDAVMMLDLRNTNALLFKNAGTGKHNMVYRRGDGSIGWVEPS; encoded by the coding sequence ATGGACATTCGCGTTTCCGGCCATCAGATGGAAACCGGCGAAGCGCTGCGGGTCCACGTCGAGGACCGGCTGAACACCATCACGGACAAGCACTTCAACAAGGCGCTGTCTTCCGTGGTGACCTTCGGCAAGGCGCCCGGCGGTTCGTTCCGATGCGATATCGTGACTCATGTGCGCCAGGGACTGATCTTGAAAGGCGCCGGCATCGCCCATGATGCGCATCAGAGCCTGGATGCGGCCGCCATCAAGATCGAGACTCAGCTGCGCCGCTACAAGAAGCGCCTGAACGATCGCCACGAGCAGTCCACGCACGCCGTGCAGACTCAGGAAGCGGCCTACACCATCTTCGAGGAACCGGTTCACGAAGAGGGTGAGGAAGCCGTTGCCGAGGCTCCTCTGGTCATCGCCGAGCTGCGTGTGGACGTGCCCGAAGCGACCGTTTCCGATGCGGTGATGATGCTGGATCTGCGCAACACCAATGCCTTGCTGTTCAAAAATGCTGGCACCGGTAAGCATAATATGGTCTATCGACGGGGTGATGGCTCGATCGGCTGGGTCGAACCGTCGTAA
- the dnaQ gene encoding DNA polymerase III subunit epsilon → MREIVFDTETTGLDPKTGDRLVEIGCVEMVNRVQTGVTFHQYFNPQRDMPAEAERVHGLSEAFLADKPLFKDEAQAFLDFIGDSPMVAHNAGFDFGFINNELTMVGLPIVEADRMVDTVRIARSKHPGAKNSLDALCTRYGIDRSHRTKHGALLDAELLAQVYVELLGGRQIGLELAAEQGLVESTVVETTVITRERAARPARPHHASEAELAAHAKFLESIKTPLWLSD, encoded by the coding sequence ATGAGAGAGATTGTTTTCGACACTGAAACCACCGGACTCGACCCCAAAACAGGGGACAGACTCGTGGAAATCGGCTGTGTGGAAATGGTCAACCGGGTGCAGACCGGCGTCACATTTCACCAGTATTTCAACCCTCAGCGTGATATGCCCGCCGAGGCGGAACGGGTCCACGGCCTGTCCGAAGCCTTCCTGGCCGACAAGCCGTTGTTCAAGGATGAGGCGCAGGCTTTCCTCGACTTTATCGGCGACTCGCCGATGGTCGCGCATAACGCCGGATTCGACTTCGGATTCATCAACAATGAGCTGACGATGGTGGGCCTGCCCATCGTCGAGGCTGACCGTATGGTCGATACGGTGCGCATCGCGCGCTCCAAGCATCCGGGCGCGAAAAATTCGCTCGATGCGCTCTGCACGCGTTACGGCATCGATCGCAGCCACCGCACCAAGCACGGCGCTCTGCTGGACGCCGAACTGCTGGCGCAGGTCTATGTCGAGCTGCTGGGCGGCCGCCAGATCGGTCTGGAACTTGCCGCCGAGCAGGGACTTGTTGAATCCACCGTGGTCGAAACCACTGTGATCACGCGGGAAAGGGCTGCACGCCCCGCCCGCCCCCACCACGCCAGCGAAGCGGAATTGGCCGCTCACGCAAAGTTTTTGGAGTCGATCAAAACACCTCTTTGGCTTTCCGATTAA
- the coaE gene encoding dephospho-CoA kinase (Dephospho-CoA kinase (CoaE) performs the final step in coenzyme A biosynthesis.): MTRPFVLGLTGSIGMGKSAVAAMMEEIGVPVFDADAQVRLMQGQNGALLPAIEAAFPGTTGPDGVDRVKLGAAVFGDDAALARLEAIVHPAVSEARMRFLEEHAVAPLVVYDIPLLFEKTGRKGIDAVAVVSAPAEAQRERVLARPGMTEEKFAQILARQMPDSEKRALANHIIDTGTSLAQTRAQVAALIERLIPTR, encoded by the coding sequence ATGACTCGCCCTTTTGTCCTCGGGCTGACCGGCTCGATCGGCATGGGCAAATCGGCGGTGGCAGCGATGATGGAAGAGATCGGTGTGCCGGTCTTCGATGCCGATGCGCAGGTGCGGCTGATGCAGGGCCAGAATGGCGCTTTGCTGCCCGCTATCGAAGCGGCCTTCCCTGGCACCACCGGCCCCGATGGCGTGGATCGGGTGAAACTGGGCGCAGCCGTCTTCGGCGATGATGCGGCGCTGGCCAGACTCGAAGCCATCGTCCACCCCGCTGTCTCCGAAGCGCGCATGCGATTCCTCGAAGAGCATGCCGTCGCGCCTTTGGTGGTCTACGATATCCCGCTGCTGTTCGAAAAAACGGGCCGCAAGGGAATCGATGCCGTCGCGGTCGTTTCCGCCCCTGCCGAAGCGCAGCGCGAAAGGGTGCTGGCCCGCCCCGGCATGACCGAGGAAAAATTCGCGCAAATCCTCGCGCGGCAGATGCCCGATTCCGAAAAACGCGCTCTTGCCAATCACATCATCGACACCGGCACCAGCCTTGCGCAGACTCGCGCACAGGTCGCGGCGCTGATCGAACGGCTGATCCCGACACGATAA